In Polaribacter sp. L3A8, a genomic segment contains:
- a CDS encoding catalase, whose translation MKTRLITFIALSVVLFGFAQNNSGKNTITTNGGVPVGDNQNSKTVGEYGPVLLEDIYLIEKLAAFDRERIPERVVHPRGAGASGYFEATKDMSAYTKAVLFSEAGKKTDLAVRLSTVIHGKGSPETARDPRGFAVKFYTEQGNYDIVGNNLPVFFIRDAIKFPDMVHSLKPSLETNKQDANRYFDFFSNVPEATNMITRLWTDLGIPKGYQYMNGSSVHGYKWVNTAGKVTYVKYSWVSKQGEKNLTAEEAAIQQSKDWQHATVSLRKDIDDKNYPQWDLYVQMIKPEDMHSFDFWPLDATKDWPADKIEKIKIGTMTLNQNPVNYFEQVESIAFSPGALIPGVEPSEDKLLQGRLFSYFDTQRHRLGPNFQQLKINKPLKDPSNYNSDGWLSAGNKRFENPDVNYQPSSSAALAEDPQYKQVETTLTNVTITQKKISKTNDFAQAGDFYRSLSKQQQDNLIKNLSGDLGQVTDKKIQMKMITFFYKADRDYGMRIAKALGFSAKDFMKH comes from the coding sequence ATGAAAACACGATTAATAACATTTATCGCTTTGTCTGTAGTCCTTTTTGGATTTGCACAAAATAATAGCGGCAAAAACACAATTACAACAAATGGAGGAGTCCCTGTTGGTGACAATCAAAATTCTAAAACGGTAGGCGAGTACGGACCTGTTTTATTAGAAGACATTTATTTAATAGAAAAACTAGCTGCTTTTGATAGAGAAAGAATTCCGGAAAGAGTTGTGCATCCAAGAGGAGCAGGAGCATCTGGTTATTTTGAAGCAACAAAAGACATGTCTGCATATACAAAAGCAGTCCTTTTTTCTGAAGCCGGTAAAAAAACAGATTTAGCGGTAAGATTATCTACTGTAATACACGGTAAAGGATCTCCGGAAACAGCAAGAGACCCAAGAGGATTTGCAGTAAAATTTTATACAGAGCAAGGAAATTATGATATTGTAGGTAATAATTTACCTGTGTTTTTTATTAGAGATGCTATTAAGTTTCCAGATATGGTGCATTCTTTAAAACCGTCTCTAGAAACAAATAAGCAAGATGCTAATAGGTATTTCGATTTCTTTTCTAACGTACCAGAAGCAACAAACATGATTACAAGATTATGGACAGATTTAGGGATACCAAAAGGATACCAATATATGAACGGTAGTAGTGTACATGGTTACAAGTGGGTTAATACTGCTGGTAAAGTAACGTATGTAAAGTATTCTTGGGTTTCTAAACAAGGAGAAAAAAACTTAACTGCAGAAGAGGCAGCGATACAACAAAGTAAAGATTGGCAACATGCAACGGTAAGTTTACGTAAAGATATTGATGATAAAAACTATCCGCAATGGGATTTATATGTACAAATGATAAAACCAGAGGATATGCATTCTTTTGATTTTTGGCCTTTAGATGCAACCAAAGATTGGCCTGCAGATAAAATTGAAAAAATTAAGATTGGTACAATGACTTTAAACCAAAATCCTGTAAATTATTTTGAACAAGTAGAAAGCATTGCTTTTTCTCCAGGTGCTTTAATTCCTGGTGTAGAACCATCTGAAGATAAGTTATTACAAGGAAGATTGTTTTCTTATTTTGATACGCAAAGACACAGATTAGGACCTAATTTTCAGCAATTAAAAATTAACAAGCCTTTAAAAGACCCTAGTAATTATAATTCTGATGGTTGGTTAAGTGCAGGAAACAAAAGATTTGAAAACCCAGATGTAAATTACCAACCAAGTAGTAGCGCTGCGTTAGCAGAAGACCCACAGTATAAGCAAGTAGAAACTACGCTTACAAATGTAACGATTACACAAAAGAAGATTTCTAAAACAAATGATTTTGCACAAGCAGGAGATTTTTATAGATCGCTTTCTAAGCAGCAACAAGATAATTTAATTAAAAATTTAAGTGGAGATTTAGGTCAGGTTACTGATAAAAAAATTCAAATGAAAATGATTACATTTTTCTATAAAGCAGATAGAGATTATGGAATGAGAATTGCAAAAGCTTTGGGATTTTCTGCAAAAGATTTTATGAAGCATTAA
- a CDS encoding LysR substrate-binding domain-containing protein has translation MTLQQLEYVIALDTYRHFVTAAEKCFVTQPTITIQVKKLEDEIGFSIFDKSKSPFKPTNLGEVFINKTKVILREVSELKNMVNTELDSMDGVYRIGIIPTVSPYLIPLISGSFSEKYQNTTLIIEEMQTENIIAALQKREIDIGILVTPLNESFIREIKLYNEPFVFYGQKGLFPKDKKVVSAKEIENLDNIWLLKSGHCFRNQVLNICSKNTSPKSIQFQSGSIEALKKMVDNYGGFTLVPEMAINKNDIGCHINFEDPKPIREISIAVHHSLAKDSLIDAIRVEVLEKIPTEFVKNNRFIKINWK, from the coding sequence ATGACACTTCAACAATTAGAATATGTAATTGCCTTAGACACCTATAGGCATTTTGTAACAGCTGCAGAAAAATGTTTTGTTACCCAACCTACAATTACAATTCAAGTTAAAAAATTAGAAGACGAAATTGGTTTTTCTATCTTCGATAAAAGTAAATCTCCATTTAAACCCACAAATTTAGGTGAAGTATTTATCAATAAAACAAAAGTAATACTAAGAGAAGTTAGCGAGTTAAAAAACATGGTAAACACCGAGTTAGATAGTATGGATGGTGTTTATAGAATAGGAATTATACCAACTGTTTCTCCCTATTTAATTCCGTTAATTTCTGGTTCTTTTTCAGAAAAATATCAAAACACAACATTAATTATCGAAGAAATGCAGACAGAAAATATTATTGCTGCATTACAAAAAAGAGAAATTGACATCGGTATTTTAGTAACTCCACTTAACGAATCTTTTATTAGAGAAATAAAATTATACAACGAACCATTTGTTTTTTACGGACAAAAAGGACTGTTTCCAAAAGATAAAAAAGTAGTTTCTGCAAAAGAAATAGAAAATTTAGATAATATTTGGCTGTTAAAAAGCGGACATTGTTTTAGAAACCAGGTTTTAAACATCTGCTCTAAAAACACAAGCCCAAAAAGCATTCAATTTCAAAGTGGTTCTATAGAAGCTTTAAAAAAGATGGTAGATAATTATGGCGGATTTACTTTAGTACCCGAAATGGCAATTAACAAAAACGATATTGGTTGTCACATTAATTTCGAAGACCCAAAACCCATAAGAGAGATTAGTATTGCTGTACATCATTCTTTAGCCAAAGACAGTTTAATCGATGCTATTCGAGTAGAAGTTTTAGAAAAAATACCTACAGAATTTGTAAAAAACAACCGGTTTATTAAAATTAATTGGAAATAA
- a CDS encoding RES domain-containing protein produces the protein MTNIIQSNKEKGDCSFCDAKNTNVYLAKELLPFFRNIFNLYKVDESSKVSLWDAINNDFDIIEPDCLTNSESLFKAIAQSEYEEFSNLFENNVSQESKELLDIKSNEVQSIWDRFKSEIKYKNRFHISKSNLINLEVLETFFNSESFIKIIKKGRSFYRCRISNKTGYENKDMWNPQNKFATSGRANPKGISYLYLGSRIETTFYESRASLFDYASVAEFRLKDDIKILDLRNPEYDIISWSEDDIIDIFLTHANFIKTLQEEISLPIRKQDKDLDYIPTQYISEYIKSLGFDGVEYQSSLDNEGYNLAIFNPNKFDCIETKVYDINSIKLNYTEIINKK, from the coding sequence TTGACAAATATTATTCAATCAAACAAAGAAAAAGGAGATTGTAGTTTTTGTGATGCAAAAAATACTAATGTATATTTAGCAAAGGAACTTTTGCCTTTTTTTAGAAATATTTTTAACCTTTACAAAGTAGATGAAAGTTCTAAGGTTTCTCTTTGGGATGCAATTAATAATGATTTTGATATTATAGAACCTGATTGTTTAACAAATAGTGAATCTCTTTTTAAAGCAATAGCTCAATCTGAATATGAAGAATTTTCTAATCTTTTTGAAAACAATGTATCGCAAGAATCTAAAGAACTTTTAGACATCAAATCAAATGAAGTTCAAAGTATTTGGGATAGATTTAAGTCAGAAATAAAATATAAAAATAGATTTCATATCAGTAAATCGAATTTAATAAACCTAGAAGTCTTAGAAACATTTTTTAATAGTGAGTCTTTTATTAAAATAATAAAAAAAGGCAGAAGTTTTTATAGATGTAGAATTTCAAATAAAACTGGATATGAAAATAAGGATATGTGGAATCCTCAAAATAAATTTGCAACTAGTGGAAGAGCTAATCCAAAAGGAATTTCTTATCTATATTTGGGAAGTCGTATAGAAACAACATTTTACGAATCTAGAGCAAGTTTGTTCGATTATGCCAGTGTTGCTGAGTTCAGATTAAAAGATGACATTAAAATCTTGGATTTAAGAAATCCAGAATATGATATTATTAGTTGGTCTGAGGACGATATTATTGATATATTTCTAACTCATGCAAACTTTATAAAAACCTTACAAGAAGAAATTTCTTTACCGATTAGAAAGCAAGATAAAGATTTAGACTACATACCAACTCAATACATTTCAGAATATATAAAGTCTCTTGGCTTTGATGGTGTAGAATATCAAAGTTCATTAGATAATGAAGGTTATAATTTAGCTATTTTCAATCCTAATAAATTTGATTGTATTGAAACCAAAGTTTATGATATAAATAGTATAAAACTTAACTATACAGAAATTATAAATAAAAAATAG
- a CDS encoding sce7725 family protein: MYFPYLRGKQFELIALRELSEVMSAKSDKISPIIEPVKDSSTLASTLKELVEKKINFNFIVNPRVGNFINSSDGLIEILKENLKGYTNFQIGVIIDKKTQQGIPELLAFSDKININHNGFTLIHNSEIEENAIQQLNDNLEIKYNLIYFSKTSRRYYREFNQETRVSLDDYFRKLDRNADYLQVPVSDFSEEYKYYTDDNFVGFGDFLTIGDNYSESGFLPRAVAIHLSYIDQNKIKIRHFTSDSNQDSSDIGGKFAEALQKLVNWCNETNITETEGIKAFKELYDRGHFPGLGSIKKISTINHIELVITNI; the protein is encoded by the coding sequence ATGTATTTCCCATATTTAAGAGGTAAACAATTTGAATTAATAGCACTAAGAGAACTTAGTGAGGTTATGTCTGCTAAAAGTGATAAAATTTCGCCGATAATTGAACCTGTGAAAGATTCTAGTACATTAGCCAGTACACTGAAAGAGCTTGTTGAAAAAAAAATAAATTTTAATTTTATTGTAAATCCTAGAGTTGGAAATTTTATTAATTCCTCAGATGGACTTATCGAAATTTTAAAAGAAAATTTAAAAGGTTATACAAATTTTCAAATAGGTGTTATCATAGACAAAAAAACACAACAAGGAATTCCTGAATTATTAGCATTTTCGGATAAAATCAATATAAATCATAATGGTTTTACTTTAATTCATAATTCTGAAATAGAAGAAAATGCTATCCAACAGCTAAATGATAATTTAGAAATTAAGTATAACCTTATTTATTTTTCTAAAACTAGTAGAAGATATTATAGAGAGTTTAATCAAGAAACTCGAGTTAGTTTAGATGATTATTTTAGAAAACTAGATAGAAATGCAGATTATTTACAAGTTCCTGTAAGTGACTTTTCGGAAGAGTATAAGTATTACACAGATGATAATTTTGTAGGGTTTGGTGATTTTCTAACAATAGGAGATAATTATTCAGAGTCAGGTTTTTTACCTAGAGCAGTTGCAATACACCTATCGTATATTGACCAAAATAAAATAAAGATTAGGCATTTTACATCTGATTCTAATCAGGATTCATCAGATATTGGAGGTAAATTTGCAGAAGCATTACAAAAACTTGTTAATTGGTGTAATGAAACAAATATTACGGAAACAGAAGGTATTAAAGCGTTTAAAGAATTATATGACAGAGGACACTTTCCTGGTCTAGGTAGTATAAAGAAAATATCTACGATTAATCATATTGAATTGGTAATAACTAATATATAG
- a CDS encoding sce7726 family protein — translation MEINQNRTRSKWFFVPLKTMNINNNIEGLRSLSQIFSTANFNKIVRKKDYVNTFERIKKHTTFSNSITNLELLDNVYNELLESYRSEYVYKNTLINKKLLKKYSLKNTIVLNEFKIGNSIADFILLNGKARVFEIKTELDGLEKLEKQISDYYSFATDVYIVASSKHIEKLISLYNETKVGIIELTQKNSLKEIKPALSNIDLLDHSVIFKSLRKNEYINALKENSIQIPKVPNTLIFKECFNLANDIDIVDFQKSAIKVLKKRNLKNPDLLKDKRVPSYLKHICYSLNLSKPEYEELNSFLNKPSNLCISHI, via the coding sequence TTGGAAATAAATCAAAATAGAACAAGATCAAAATGGTTTTTTGTACCTTTGAAAACAATGAATATAAACAATAACATAGAAGGTTTAAGGAGTTTATCTCAAATATTTTCAACTGCCAATTTCAATAAAATTGTTAGAAAAAAAGACTATGTTAATACTTTTGAAAGAATTAAAAAACATACAACTTTCTCTAATTCAATAACCAATTTAGAATTATTGGATAATGTTTATAACGAATTATTGGAATCTTATCGTAGTGAGTATGTTTATAAAAATACACTAATAAATAAAAAACTATTAAAAAAATATAGTCTTAAAAATACAATAGTATTAAATGAGTTTAAAATAGGAAACTCAATTGCTGACTTTATTTTACTCAATGGAAAAGCAAGAGTTTTTGAAATTAAAACAGAACTTGACGGACTTGAGAAATTAGAAAAACAGATTTCTGATTATTATTCATTTGCCACTGATGTTTATATTGTTGCGAGTTCAAAGCATATAGAAAAGTTAATATCTTTATATAATGAAACTAAAGTTGGAATAATTGAACTTACCCAAAAGAATAGTTTAAAAGAAATTAAACCTGCTTTATCTAATATTGATTTACTAGATCATTCTGTAATATTTAAGTCTTTGAGAAAAAATGAGTATATTAATGCTTTAAAAGAAAATTCTATTCAAATACCTAAAGTACCAAACACTTTAATTTTTAAAGAATGCTTTAATCTTGCGAATGATATTGATATTGTAGATTTTCAAAAAAGTGCAATAAAAGTACTAAAGAAAAGAAATCTTAAAAATCCAGATTTATTAAAAGACAAAAGAGTACCTAGTTATTTAAAACATATTTGCTATTCACTTAATTTATCTAAACCTGAATATGAGGAATTAAACTCGTTTCTAAATAAACCAAGTAATTTATGTATTTCCCATATTTAA
- a CDS encoding MarC family protein yields the protein MDNLLTFSITVFTGFLAIMNPVSNLPIFLTLLDGASKETKQRINKRAVIIAFIIVTVFVVLGKFIFELFGITIPAFKITGGILIFFVGFEMLQSKKSNIKHLKSIDIDENIAVSPLAIPILAGPGTIVTAMNFVSDASYIHIGLVILIFGVMCLLTYITFGLSDYIVRKIGNNVISVIGKIMGLIIAIIGTSMIIEGIKISFNLA from the coding sequence ATGGATAATCTTTTAACGTTTTCAATTACTGTATTTACCGGTTTTTTAGCCATTATGAATCCGGTTTCTAATTTACCAATTTTCTTAACTTTATTAGACGGAGCAAGTAAAGAAACTAAGCAAAGAATAAATAAACGGGCTGTTATAATCGCTTTTATTATTGTTACTGTTTTTGTGGTTTTAGGAAAATTTATTTTCGAGTTATTTGGAATAACGATTCCTGCCTTTAAGATTACAGGTGGTATTTTAATCTTTTTTGTTGGTTTCGAAATGTTACAATCAAAGAAATCGAATATAAAGCATCTAAAAAGTATAGACATTGATGAAAACATTGCGGTTTCGCCTTTAGCGATTCCTATTTTAGCAGGACCAGGAACCATTGTAACTGCCATGAACTTTGTGTCTGATGCTAGTTATATTCACATTGGTTTGGTGATACTTATTTTCGGGGTTATGTGCTTGTTAACCTATATTACTTTTGGTTTAAGCGATTATATTGTTCGAAAAATAGGGAACAATGTTATTTCTGTAATTGGTAAAATAATGGGATTAATCATTGCTATTATTGGTACAAGTATGATTATTGAAGGAATAAAAATTTCTTTTAATTTGGCTTAG
- a CDS encoding APC family permease, with protein MNKKIGLKEAISIGVGGMVGGGIFAVLGLAVSLAKGGTPIAFLLAGILALITSYSYVKLSIAYPNRGGTVKFINQGFGKTVFSGAINNLLWVSYIIMLSLYASAFGSYAPNLLEITPHKTIDFHIYASGIIVLATVINYYSVAVVGKIEAYAVVIKLIILVAFIFIGGYGLIGNPELTQLAVTNWEAPIKLFAGGMVIFVAYEGFELIANAAPDIINPEKNISRAYYISVIFVIILYIIIAIVTVGSLPFSKIATAEDYVLAEAAKPMLGQIGFSIITVAALISTFSAINASLLGASRVNYEIAEEDELDHHFLAKLWNQPIGLLVTAIATLILVNILDLESISTAGSVGFLLIFGIVNFVGFRLSKNTGSNKVIPLMGFVLCMLATIILINQQYETNLLGVLISISIIGFCFIAEWIYKKTEKK; from the coding sequence ATGAACAAAAAAATAGGATTAAAAGAAGCAATATCTATTGGCGTAGGCGGAATGGTAGGTGGTGGAATTTTTGCAGTTCTTGGTCTTGCGGTATCACTCGCAAAAGGAGGAACACCTATTGCTTTTTTATTGGCAGGAATTTTGGCTTTAATAACCTCTTACAGTTACGTAAAACTATCAATAGCGTACCCAAATAGGGGAGGAACGGTAAAGTTTATCAACCAAGGGTTTGGTAAAACGGTGTTTAGTGGTGCAATTAATAATCTTTTATGGGTAAGTTATATTATAATGCTTTCTCTTTATGCTTCTGCGTTTGGTTCTTATGCGCCTAATTTATTAGAAATTACACCCCATAAAACCATCGATTTTCATATTTATGCCAGTGGTATCATTGTTTTGGCAACTGTAATAAATTATTATAGTGTTGCTGTGGTTGGTAAAATAGAAGCTTATGCTGTTGTTATTAAACTGATAATTTTAGTGGCCTTTATTTTTATTGGAGGTTACGGGTTAATAGGAAATCCAGAACTGACGCAATTGGCAGTGACTAATTGGGAAGCTCCTATTAAATTATTTGCTGGCGGAATGGTTATTTTTGTGGCCTACGAAGGCTTTGAGTTAATAGCAAATGCAGCGCCTGATATTATCAATCCAGAAAAAAATATTTCTAGAGCTTATTACATCTCGGTTATTTTTGTTATTATTTTGTACATTATTATTGCAATTGTTACGGTAGGTTCTCTTCCTTTTTCAAAAATTGCTACTGCAGAAGATTATGTTTTGGCAGAAGCCGCAAAACCAATGTTAGGACAAATTGGTTTTTCTATAATTACGGTGGCCGCTTTAATTTCTACGTTTTCGGCAATAAATGCTTCTTTATTAGGTGCTAGCCGTGTAAATTATGAAATTGCAGAAGAAGACGAGCTAGATCATCATTTTTTAGCAAAATTATGGAACCAACCTATTGGGTTATTGGTAACCGCCATTGCTACTTTAATTCTTGTAAATATTCTCGATTTAGAAAGTATCTCTACAGCAGGTAGTGTTGGGTTTTTACTTATTTTTGGTATTGTAAATTTTGTTGGTTTTAGATTGTCTAAAAACACAGGAAGCAATAAAGTAATTCCGTTAATGGGTTTTGTTTTATGTATGCTTGCCACCATTATTTTAATAAACCAACAGTACGAAACGAATCTATTGGGAGTACTCATTTCTATTTCAATTATAGGGTTTTGTTTTATAGCGGAATGGATTTATAAAAAAACAGAAAAAAAATAA
- a CDS encoding heavy-metal-associated domain-containing protein, with the protein MTTVKYKTNIHCGSCIKSVTPALNNLDNVDLWKVDLEHDDKILEVTLDDEDKNSVIEAVKSVGFEIEEI; encoded by the coding sequence ATGACAACCGTAAAATACAAAACAAATATCCATTGTGGAAGTTGCATTAAATCTGTAACCCCTGCGTTAAATAATTTAGATAACGTAGATTTATGGAAAGTAGATTTAGAACACGATGATAAAATTTTAGAAGTAACTTTAGATGATGAAGATAAAAACAGTGTAATAGAAGCTGTAAAAAGTGTAGGTTTCGAAATTGAAGAAATTTAA
- a CDS encoding heavy metal translocating P-type ATPase, with the protein MKEEYKVAGMTCASCAISIESYLKPQKGILDVAVNYPNQSVTISYDENIIPLETIGNKVKEIGFKLILGTKEDTKKEFEALEAKRLATLKKKLIFAAIFSVPIFIMSMFLIGKIPYENWIMMALALPVLFYSGAEFYTIAWKRLKSFSTNMDTLVALSTGIAFLFSVFNTVNPQYFLSKGLVPHVYFESAVIIITLILLGRFFEEKAKSKTSSAIKKLMGLKPKKVTAIRNGEEKVISYDEILKGELIILKPGDKIPVDGKVKKGTSFIDESMISGEPIPVEKMKGSKVFAGTINQKGSLRIIATKIGDETLLSQIIKLVEEAQSSKPAIQKLADKIAGIFVPIVIGLAIVTSVLWYFLGPDPSITYALLTPITVLIIACPCALGLATPTALMVGIGKGAQQGILIKDAQALETAYKIDTLILDKTGTITEGKPKVTDLIWDKNTVSTELEKVVFAIESESEHPIAEAIVAHLKTIDKENVPIDSFTSITGLGAEATYKNELYRIGNESLMVQKEITIPTQLSTKANSLKSEAKTVVYVAHKNTVVGIIAVADKVKETTLAAIQKLQQMGIEIHMLTGDNEQTAKAIANKVGIKNYQANVMPADKGAFVKKLQAEGKVVAMAGDGINDSHALAQADVGIAMGSGTDIAMESAGITLMHSDLKQISKAIQLSKATMKTIKQNLFWAFIYNLIAIPIAAGALYPINGFLLNPMIAGAAMSMSSISVLSNSLRLKNKNIN; encoded by the coding sequence ATGAAAGAAGAATATAAAGTAGCTGGTATGACGTGTGCATCATGTGCTATCAGTATTGAATCTTACTTAAAACCACAAAAAGGAATTCTTGACGTTGCTGTAAATTACCCAAATCAATCGGTGACCATTTCATATGACGAGAATATTATTCCGTTGGAAACTATTGGGAATAAAGTTAAAGAAATAGGTTTTAAATTGATTTTAGGCACAAAAGAAGATACTAAAAAAGAGTTTGAAGCCTTAGAAGCAAAAAGATTAGCAACCCTTAAAAAGAAGTTGATTTTCGCTGCAATCTTTTCGGTGCCTATTTTTATCATGTCTATGTTTTTAATAGGTAAAATACCGTATGAAAATTGGATTATGATGGCGCTTGCACTGCCTGTTTTATTTTATAGTGGTGCAGAGTTTTACACCATTGCATGGAAAAGGTTAAAGAGTTTTTCTACAAATATGGATACATTGGTGGCACTAAGTACCGGAATTGCCTTTTTGTTTAGTGTGTTTAATACCGTAAATCCGCAGTATTTTTTAAGCAAAGGTTTGGTACCTCATGTGTATTTCGAATCGGCAGTAATTATTATTACGTTAATTTTATTAGGACGTTTTTTTGAAGAAAAAGCAAAAAGTAAAACTTCTTCTGCCATTAAAAAATTAATGGGTTTAAAACCTAAAAAAGTAACCGCAATTAGAAATGGCGAAGAAAAAGTAATCTCTTATGATGAAATTCTAAAAGGAGAACTCATTATCTTAAAACCTGGAGATAAAATTCCTGTAGACGGAAAAGTAAAAAAGGGAACTTCTTTTATAGATGAAAGCATGATTTCTGGAGAACCGATTCCGGTAGAAAAAATGAAGGGAAGCAAAGTTTTTGCAGGTACTATCAATCAGAAAGGATCTTTAAGAATTATTGCTACTAAAATTGGTGATGAAACTTTACTATCTCAAATTATTAAATTGGTAGAAGAAGCACAATCTAGCAAGCCTGCTATTCAGAAATTGGCAGATAAAATTGCAGGTATATTTGTGCCTATTGTAATTGGTTTAGCAATAGTGACTTCCGTTTTATGGTATTTCTTAGGGCCAGATCCTTCTATAACCTACGCATTATTAACACCAATTACTGTTTTAATTATTGCTTGTCCGTGTGCTTTAGGTTTGGCAACTCCAACCGCTTTAATGGTGGGTATTGGTAAAGGAGCACAACAAGGAATTTTAATAAAAGACGCGCAAGCATTAGAAACGGCTTATAAAATTGATACTTTAATATTAGACAAAACAGGAACCATCACCGAAGGAAAACCAAAAGTAACCGATTTAATTTGGGATAAAAATACAGTTTCTACCGAACTAGAAAAAGTAGTATTTGCCATAGAATCAGAATCAGAGCATCCTATTGCAGAAGCAATTGTGGCACATTTAAAAACGATAGATAAAGAAAATGTTCCTATCGATTCTTTTACAAGTATTACTGGTTTAGGAGCAGAAGCAACCTATAAAAACGAACTATATAGAATAGGGAATGAGAGTTTAATGGTTCAAAAGGAAATTACAATTCCTACCCAATTGAGTACGAAAGCAAATAGTTTAAAATCAGAAGCAAAAACAGTGGTGTATGTAGCGCATAAAAATACCGTAGTTGGTATTATTGCAGTAGCCGATAAAGTAAAAGAAACAACGCTTGCTGCGATACAGAAATTACAACAAATGGGCATAGAAATACATATGTTAACTGGCGATAATGAGCAAACTGCAAAAGCAATTGCCAACAAAGTTGGGATAAAAAACTACCAAGCCAATGTAATGCCTGCAGACAAAGGTGCTTTTGTTAAAAAACTACAAGCAGAAGGAAAAGTGGTTGCGATGGCCGGAGATGGAATTAATGACTCGCACGCTTTGGCACAAGCAGATGTTGGGATTGCTATGGGAAGCGGAACAGATATTGCTATGGAAAGTGCAGGAATCACGTTAATGCATTCCGATTTAAAACAGATTTCTAAAGCGATTCAATTATCTAAAGCAACGATGAAAACCATCAAACAGAATTTATTCTGGGCATTTATTTACAACCTTATTGCCATTCCTATTGCAGCAGGAGCATTGTATCCCATCAACGGATTTTTATTAAACCCAATGATTGCTGGGGCTGCAATGTCTATGAGTTCTATATCTGTACTCTCTAACAGTTTAAGACTAAAAAATAAAAATATTAATTAA
- a CDS encoding helix-turn-helix domain-containing protein: MDTDTIYIKNMVCPRCVDVVKEICADLQISIQHLQLGKLESTTVINDALKLALGTRLKERGFELLEDKNQKIITQIKALIIAQVHHSKEPLNINFSDYISDELQHDYASLSRLFSSVEGITIERFILKQKIEHVKELLFYKEYSLSEIAIQMNYSSVAHLSAQFKKETGMSPSQFKKMKDPKHQSLDSL, from the coding sequence ATGGACACAGATACAATCTATATAAAAAACATGGTTTGTCCACGTTGTGTTGATGTGGTAAAAGAAATTTGTGCAGATTTACAGATCTCTATTCAACACCTTCAGTTAGGGAAGTTAGAAAGTACTACAGTAATAAATGATGCTTTAAAATTAGCATTGGGTACGCGTTTAAAAGAAAGAGGTTTTGAGTTGTTAGAGGATAAGAATCAAAAAATTATAACGCAAATTAAAGCCTTAATAATTGCACAAGTACATCACTCTAAAGAACCTTTAAATATCAATTTTTCAGATTATATTTCTGATGAATTACAGCATGATTATGCTTCTCTTAGTAGGCTTTTTTCTTCTGTAGAAGGGATTACTATAGAACGTTTTATTTTAAAACAGAAAATAGAACATGTAAAAGAACTCCTTTTTTACAAAGAATATTCGCTTTCAGAAATTGCTATTCAAATGAATTATAGCAGTGTAGCACATCTTTCTGCGCAGTTTAAAAAAGAAACAGGTATGTCTCCTTCTCAGTTTAAAAAGATGAAAGATCCCAAGCATCAATCTTTAGATTCGCTTTAA